From Echinicola soli, a single genomic window includes:
- the rpsB gene encoding 30S ribosomal protein S2 encodes MAKIEYKDLLDAGVHFGHLTRKWDPRMAPYIFMEKNGIHIIDLNKTLVCLDEASNALKQIVRSGKKVMFVATKKQAKDLVAEEAARLKMPFVTERWLGGMMTNFATIRKSLKKMSSIDKLMKEESYTNLAKKERLMVTRQREKLENVLGGIADLTRLPAALFVVDIKREHIAIAEAKKLGIPVFALVDTNSNPGEADFPIPANDDAFKSISLLVKAVGSAIEEGLSERKKDKEEAKLSEEEEAKKAADAETKE; translated from the coding sequence TGGCTAAAATCGAATATAAAGACTTACTGGATGCTGGTGTCCACTTTGGACACTTAACAAGAAAGTGGGATCCAAGAATGGCGCCGTATATCTTCATGGAGAAGAACGGTATCCATATCATTGATCTGAACAAAACGCTCGTGTGCCTTGATGAAGCATCCAACGCACTCAAGCAAATCGTACGCTCCGGCAAAAAAGTGATGTTCGTGGCGACCAAAAAGCAAGCCAAGGACTTGGTAGCTGAAGAAGCAGCAAGACTAAAAATGCCCTTCGTGACCGAAAGATGGCTAGGTGGTATGATGACCAACTTCGCCACTATCCGCAAGTCACTTAAGAAGATGTCTTCCATCGACAAGTTGATGAAAGAAGAGTCTTACACCAACCTTGCGAAAAAGGAACGTCTGATGGTCACCAGACAGCGCGAAAAACTTGAAAACGTACTGGGCGGTATTGCTGACCTTACACGTCTTCCTGCAGCGCTATTTGTAGTGGACATCAAAAGAGAACACATTGCAATTGCCGAAGCCAAAAAGCTTGGTATCCCTGTTTTCGCCTTGGTAGATACTAACTCCAACCCTGGAGAAGCGGATTTCCCAATCCCTGCCAATGACGATGCATTCAAATCCATTTCATTGTTGGTAAAAGCGGTCGGTTCTGCTATTGAAGAAGGACTTTCTGAAAGAAAGAAAGACAAAGAAGAGGCAAAACTCTCTGAAGAGGAAGAAGCAAAGAAAGCTGCTGACGCCGAAACCAAAGAATAA